A genomic stretch from Terriglobia bacterium includes:
- a CDS encoding FecR domain-containing protein, giving the protein MSEDRLEKALEAMKSESASPEQLAGARARVWEKLGNPGMAACAEFHAGFRDYLDGRLAGNRQLLMEDHLSRCPQCRAQLAELKGERKAIVMPHRHASRWPMWGAWAAAAALVLAALYLGRDRIDTLLAPAGPRATVTSVRGELHRVPEGVLQAGAAFGEGEVVRTGPGARAVLQLADGSLVDVNERTELFVRAAWSGQTIHLQRGDIIVQAAKQRRGHLRVETRDSVASVKGTVFAVSSGLGGTVVSVVEGSVAVTQPGVEVVLSPGRQAATNPALANSVQDAVAWSPDADTYIALLASFARLDKQIAELPPPELRTQARLLQCLPPNAVVYGAIPNLGGTIRQAMTLFEQQAADSPAFREWWNSGAGQELKLLIDRIQTVTPLLGDEIVFVFSTSAPGAKEQVPMVVAEVQPGKRAELASAIDALRGQPAESPLPYTLNDTLLVVSDSQPHLQWVLNGLGQGAATPFAEAIAARYQRGAGWLIGIDMEPTVSAAAPGAAETALVGAQQMKHLFIEQRAIQGIEQNEVTLTFKGPRMGMASWLASAGSGGAAEYVSSDAALAVYASTREPSQLFEELAAQLAKSEPSFTGGLAAAEAKLGAGFANDLAAAFGTESAIALEGLSVTGPVWVLSALVNNPSVVDASVQKLVDAFNAELAPEDQAKRITIEQENADGRIWTTMKPGLFPLAVTWTYDRGYLVAASDRGAAARAIATRNGGSPLVWSSIFQQQLPSSAGLHPSGFAWLNTKGALQGFAALVPNPALQKLFAERDPILVVFNGSTEQIHAASRIRISGLVLDLVMLQSLSRARSGPMTTIVPQGR; this is encoded by the coding sequence ATGTCAGAAGATCGATTGGAAAAAGCCCTGGAGGCGATGAAGAGTGAAAGTGCCAGTCCCGAGCAACTTGCCGGGGCTCGGGCTCGCGTTTGGGAAAAGCTGGGAAATCCCGGGATGGCGGCATGCGCGGAATTCCATGCCGGCTTCCGCGATTACCTGGACGGCCGGCTCGCCGGCAACCGGCAGCTGCTGATGGAAGACCACCTCAGCCGCTGCCCGCAGTGCCGCGCGCAGCTCGCCGAACTGAAGGGGGAACGGAAAGCGATCGTCATGCCCCACCGGCATGCATCCCGGTGGCCGATGTGGGGGGCCTGGGCGGCTGCTGCCGCGCTGGTTCTGGCGGCGCTCTATCTCGGGCGCGACCGCATCGACACGCTGCTGGCACCGGCGGGCCCCCGCGCTACGGTGACATCCGTCCGCGGAGAGCTCCATCGCGTGCCCGAGGGCGTGCTGCAGGCCGGCGCTGCCTTTGGCGAAGGCGAAGTGGTCCGCACCGGGCCCGGGGCCCGCGCGGTGTTGCAGCTTGCCGATGGTTCGCTGGTTGACGTCAACGAGCGTACCGAGCTGTTCGTGCGGGCTGCCTGGAGCGGCCAGACCATTCATCTCCAGCGCGGCGATATCATTGTCCAGGCGGCCAAGCAGCGCCGCGGGCATCTGCGCGTCGAGACCCGCGACTCGGTCGCATCCGTGAAAGGAACCGTGTTCGCCGTATCCTCCGGTCTCGGCGGCACCGTGGTTTCCGTGGTCGAGGGCTCGGTGGCGGTCACTCAGCCCGGGGTCGAAGTCGTACTGAGCCCGGGGAGGCAGGCGGCCACGAACCCGGCACTCGCAAATTCCGTCCAGGATGCGGTGGCCTGGAGCCCCGACGCCGACACTTATATCGCGCTGCTGGCTTCGTTCGCCAGGCTCGACAAGCAGATCGCCGAGCTGCCGCCTCCGGAACTCCGCACTCAAGCCCGCCTGCTGCAGTGCCTGCCGCCGAATGCGGTGGTTTATGGCGCGATTCCGAACCTCGGCGGCACCATCCGCCAGGCGATGACGCTGTTTGAGCAGCAGGCAGCCGACAGCCCTGCATTTCGTGAGTGGTGGAATTCCGGCGCCGGCCAGGAGCTGAAGCTGCTTATTGACCGCATTCAGACGGTAACGCCGCTGCTCGGCGACGAGATCGTTTTTGTATTCTCGACAAGTGCGCCGGGAGCGAAAGAACAAGTCCCGATGGTCGTTGCGGAAGTGCAGCCGGGCAAACGCGCCGAATTGGCGAGCGCTATAGACGCGTTGCGCGGCCAGCCGGCCGAATCTCCGTTGCCGTATACCCTCAACGACACGCTGCTGGTTGTCTCCGACTCGCAGCCGCATCTGCAGTGGGTGCTCAATGGCCTGGGGCAGGGCGCGGCCACACCGTTCGCCGAAGCAATTGCGGCCCGTTACCAGCGGGGGGCTGGCTGGCTGATCGGCATTGACATGGAGCCGACCGTATCGGCGGCGGCGCCGGGAGCCGCTGAGACCGCACTCGTGGGCGCGCAGCAGATGAAGCATCTCTTTATCGAGCAGCGTGCGATTCAGGGCATCGAACAGAACGAGGTTACGCTCACCTTCAAGGGCCCGCGCATGGGCATGGCTTCGTGGCTGGCGAGCGCCGGGTCCGGAGGCGCGGCCGAGTATGTCTCCAGCGACGCTGCGTTGGCAGTCTACGCTTCCACGCGCGAGCCGAGCCAGTTGTTCGAGGAGCTCGCCGCGCAACTTGCGAAGTCGGAACCGTCATTCACGGGGGGGCTCGCCGCCGCCGAGGCGAAGCTCGGCGCCGGTTTCGCCAATGACCTGGCTGCTGCATTCGGCACGGAATCGGCAATCGCCCTGGAAGGGCTCTCGGTGACCGGCCCGGTCTGGGTGTTGTCGGCGCTCGTGAACAATCCATCCGTCGTCGACGCCTCTGTTCAAAAGCTGGTGGATGCGTTCAATGCGGAGCTGGCGCCGGAAGATCAGGCCAAACGGATCACCATCGAACAGGAAAACGCTGACGGGAGAATCTGGACCACCATGAAGCCCGGCCTTTTCCCGCTGGCGGTCACCTGGACGTACGACCGCGGCTATCTCGTGGCGGCTTCCGATCGGGGCGCGGCTGCGCGCGCGATCGCGACGCGCAACGGCGGCTCGCCGCTTGTCTGGTCGTCCATTTTCCAACAGCAACTCCCCTCATCTGCCGGGTTGCACCCATCGGGCTTCGCCTGGCTGAATACGAAGGGTGCCTTGCAGGGCTTCGCTGCGCTGGTACCGAACCCGGCCCTCCAGAAATTGTTCGCCGAGCGCGACCCGATCCTGGTGGTTTTTAACGGATCCACGGAACAAATTCACGCCGCCAGCCGTATTCGGATATCGGGATTGGTACTAGACTTGGTGATGCTGCAGAGCCTGAGCCGGGCGCGCTCCGGCCCGATGACAACAATTGTTCCGCAGGGACGCTGA
- a CDS encoding ABC transporter ATP-binding protein: MAQPVVELDNLKVKLGRREILRGISCRLGVSGVGKAVGLLGPNGAGKSTLILTLLGFHKPIEGRARALGFDCHHQMREVRSRIGYMPETDSFIANMTAVTFLRLMAELSGLPGEAALEKAHEVLFHVGLGEARYRELRTYSLGMKQMAKLAQAIVHGPELVILDEPTNGLDPSARQRMLKLVREMKEEQGMNVLLCSHLLRDVEQVCDEVVIMKDGMIVHECNLEEERRSNKCFVELEVTGDDQNLRGALPEIGADGVSEGGGRWRIVLPPNVEVQVVWDLLARENLLVRKLTHRRDTLEEIFLKAMGHIAHTPGEGAELLSAGKAQPI; this comes from the coding sequence ATGGCACAGCCGGTCGTTGAACTGGACAACCTCAAGGTCAAGCTGGGACGGCGGGAGATCCTGCGCGGGATCTCCTGCCGTCTCGGCGTTTCCGGCGTCGGAAAAGCCGTGGGGTTGTTGGGACCCAATGGCGCGGGCAAATCGACCCTGATCCTGACCTTGCTCGGATTCCATAAGCCGATCGAGGGCCGCGCCCGTGCGCTGGGCTTCGACTGCCACCACCAGATGCGCGAAGTCCGGTCCCGCATCGGCTACATGCCCGAAACCGATTCTTTCATCGCCAACATGACGGCGGTCACCTTCCTGCGCCTGATGGCGGAGCTTTCCGGCCTGCCCGGGGAAGCCGCGCTCGAGAAGGCGCACGAGGTGTTGTTCCACGTGGGTCTCGGCGAGGCGCGCTATCGCGAGCTGAGGACGTATTCGCTGGGCATGAAACAGATGGCCAAGCTCGCTCAGGCCATCGTGCACGGCCCGGAGCTCGTGATCCTCGATGAGCCTACCAACGGTCTCGACCCCTCCGCCCGCCAGCGCATGCTTAAGCTGGTCCGTGAAATGAAGGAAGAGCAGGGGATGAACGTGCTCCTGTGCTCGCACCTGCTGCGCGACGTCGAACAGGTGTGCGACGAAGTCGTCATCATGAAGGACGGCATGATCGTACACGAGTGCAATCTCGAGGAGGAACGGCGCTCGAACAAGTGTTTCGTCGAACTCGAGGTTACCGGCGACGACCAGAATCTGCGCGGCGCCCTGCCGGAAATCGGCGCCGACGGTGTCAGCGAGGGGGGCGGCCGCTGGCGCATCGTCCTGCCGCCCAACGTCGAAGTCCAGGTGGTGTGGGATCTGCTGGCACGGGAGAACCTCCTCGTGCGCAAGCTCACGCACCGCCGCGACACGCTCGAGGAAATCTTCTTGAAGGCGATGGGCCACATTGCACATACACCGGGGGAAGGCGCCGAACTGCTTAGTGCCGGCAAGGCACAGCCCATCTAG
- a CDS encoding ABC transporter ATP-binding protein: protein MNQPVVIFDEVSKFYGEVLGVNRVTLHIPPGITSLVGPNGSGKTTLMNLMTGLIHPDHGSILMRGLSPRDPEHLMRITGYATQYDAAPRWATGFSFITTGLLLFGYSRAEAEERAWKALERLSLTEAAERKVAAYSKGMRQRVRLAQAIAHEPELLVLDEPLNGLDPLVRAETIALFRAWAAEGKHVILSSHVLQEVDVISDQVVLIANGMIVAEGEIRNVREEIHDHPSQFVIRCRDASRVAALLFSEDHITEIKLNDDRMGLLVMTRDREQFSRALGRIARNGHRIDSVIPADENVDALYEYLIGG, encoded by the coding sequence GTGAACCAGCCCGTGGTGATTTTTGACGAGGTCTCGAAGTTTTACGGCGAGGTGCTCGGCGTAAACCGGGTCACCCTGCACATTCCGCCGGGAATCACCAGCCTGGTCGGGCCGAACGGTTCCGGAAAGACCACGCTGATGAACCTGATGACAGGGTTGATCCATCCCGATCATGGCTCGATCCTCATGCGCGGCCTCTCGCCCCGGGATCCCGAGCATCTGATGCGCATCACCGGTTATGCCACGCAATACGACGCGGCGCCTCGCTGGGCGACCGGTTTCAGCTTCATCACCACCGGCCTGCTGCTGTTCGGTTACAGCCGTGCCGAAGCGGAAGAGAGGGCGTGGAAGGCGCTCGAGCGTTTGAGCCTTACTGAGGCGGCGGAACGCAAGGTGGCGGCCTACTCGAAGGGCATGCGCCAGCGTGTACGTCTCGCGCAGGCGATCGCGCACGAACCCGAATTGCTGGTGCTCGATGAACCGCTCAACGGGCTGGATCCGCTGGTCCGCGCCGAAACCATCGCGCTCTTCCGCGCCTGGGCCGCCGAGGGCAAACACGTGATTCTCTCGAGCCACGTCCTCCAGGAAGTGGACGTGATCAGTGACCAGGTAGTCCTCATCGCCAACGGCATGATCGTAGCCGAAGGCGAGATCCGCAATGTGCGCGAGGAGATCCACGATCACCCCAGTCAGTTTGTCATTCGTTGCCGTGACGCCTCGCGTGTGGCGGCATTGCTCTTTAGCGAAGACCACATCACTGAGATCAAGCTGAATGACGACCGGATGGGGCTGCTTGTGATGACCCGGGACCGCGAGCAGTTCTCCCGGGCACTCGGCCGCATCGCGCGCAACGGCCATCGGATTGACAGCGTCATCCCGGCCGACGAGAACGTGGACGCCCTGTACGAGTACCTGATCGGCGGGTGA